A stretch of the Conexibacter woesei Iso977N genome encodes the following:
- a CDS encoding valine--tRNA ligase, translating to MSSLKDRKRFEPSEVEPRIVERWLQSGLFHPDPEGTADENFSIAIPPPNVTGALHMGHALNGSIQDTLIRHARQHGKRAKWILGTDHAGIATQTQVEKRLISQGTSREAIGREAFIEKTWEWREEFGGTIIEQFKRLGASLDYEEERFTFDERYVQAVLKVFVDLYNKGWIYRDNYMVNWDPGSGSAISDLEVEEREADDTLFHIAYPLTDGSGEVVVATVRPETMLADVAVAVHPDDERYTALIGKTVTLPLVGRELPIIADEYVKTDFGTGCLKITPGHDPNDFEIGRRHGLPELSAIGEDGRMTALVPEYEGLTVAEAQQAVVKALDEAGAIRAKEPYTHTVPFSHRSGQRIEPLISLQWFMKMDELAAPAIQVVKDGKVRIHPESQSRRYIDWLENIRPWCVSRQLWWGHQIPVWYRGEDEVYCGTEPPEGDGWVRDPDVLDTWFSSALWPFATLGWPEQTPELRAFYPTDVLSTARDILFLWVARMVMMGLEFADDIPFEHVYVHSVIQAPDGRRMSKSLGTGIDPVDLIDAHGADGVRFGLLAMSSTQDVRFSEEKVSQGAALANKLFNATRFVVTNAVDGAEPAPRPASVEDRWILSRLAAAREEFEERIRAFDFSKAALGLYDFVYAELCDWYLELIKGREYTAELSSHLLYVLRETLVLAHPIIPFVTEELWEHVGGTGLLAEHVLGPEDGGAVRDGAAEAAIARVIDAVQQTRRFRDENGIKPGQVLAARFEGLDGEAPLVARLARLTPTEGDDREPVAALSVSGGLVELLEGVDPAEAAARVDAVRKTLQAEIKRAEGKLNNAGFVAKAPDSVVAAERAKLDQLRAELEGLG from the coding sequence ATGTCGAGCCTGAAGGACCGCAAGCGCTTCGAGCCCTCGGAGGTGGAGCCGCGCATCGTCGAGCGCTGGCTGCAGTCGGGGCTGTTCCATCCCGACCCGGAGGGGACGGCGGACGAGAACTTCTCGATCGCCATCCCGCCGCCGAACGTGACCGGCGCGCTGCACATGGGCCACGCCCTGAACGGCTCGATACAGGACACGCTGATCCGCCACGCGCGCCAGCACGGCAAGCGCGCCAAGTGGATCCTCGGCACCGACCACGCGGGCATCGCGACCCAGACGCAGGTCGAGAAGCGCCTGATCTCGCAGGGCACGTCGCGCGAGGCGATCGGCCGCGAGGCGTTCATCGAGAAGACGTGGGAGTGGCGCGAGGAGTTCGGCGGCACGATCATCGAGCAGTTCAAGCGCCTCGGCGCCTCCCTCGACTACGAGGAGGAGCGCTTCACGTTCGACGAGCGCTACGTCCAGGCCGTCCTGAAGGTCTTCGTCGACCTCTACAACAAGGGCTGGATCTACCGCGACAACTACATGGTCAACTGGGACCCGGGCTCCGGCTCGGCGATCAGCGACCTGGAGGTCGAGGAGCGCGAGGCCGACGACACGCTCTTCCACATCGCCTACCCGCTGACCGACGGCAGCGGCGAGGTCGTCGTCGCCACCGTGCGCCCCGAGACGATGCTGGCCGACGTCGCGGTCGCCGTCCACCCGGACGACGAGCGCTACACGGCGCTGATCGGCAAGACCGTCACGCTGCCCCTCGTCGGGCGCGAGCTGCCGATCATCGCCGACGAGTACGTCAAGACCGACTTCGGCACCGGCTGCCTGAAGATCACGCCCGGCCACGACCCCAACGACTTCGAGATCGGCCGCAGGCACGGGCTCCCGGAGCTCTCGGCCATCGGCGAGGACGGCCGCATGACCGCGCTCGTCCCCGAGTACGAGGGCCTGACGGTCGCCGAGGCCCAGCAGGCCGTCGTCAAGGCCCTCGACGAGGCCGGCGCGATCCGCGCCAAGGAGCCCTACACCCACACGGTTCCGTTCTCCCACCGCTCGGGACAGCGGATCGAGCCGCTGATCTCACTGCAGTGGTTCATGAAGATGGACGAGCTGGCCGCGCCCGCGATCCAGGTGGTCAAGGACGGCAAGGTCAGGATCCACCCCGAGTCGCAGTCGCGCCGCTACATCGACTGGCTGGAGAACATCCGCCCGTGGTGCGTGTCCCGCCAGCTCTGGTGGGGCCACCAGATCCCCGTCTGGTACCGCGGCGAGGACGAGGTGTACTGCGGCACCGAGCCGCCCGAGGGCGACGGCTGGGTCCGCGACCCGGACGTCCTGGACACGTGGTTCTCCAGCGCGCTGTGGCCGTTCGCGACGCTCGGCTGGCCCGAGCAGACGCCCGAGCTACGCGCCTTCTACCCGACCGACGTCCTCTCGACGGCGCGCGACATCCTGTTCCTGTGGGTCGCCCGCATGGTCATGATGGGCCTGGAGTTCGCCGACGACATCCCGTTCGAGCACGTCTACGTGCACTCGGTCATCCAGGCGCCGGACGGCCGCCGGATGTCGAAGTCCCTCGGCACCGGCATCGACCCGGTCGACCTGATCGACGCCCACGGGGCCGACGGCGTCCGCTTCGGCCTGCTGGCCATGTCCTCCACCCAGGACGTGCGCTTCAGCGAGGAGAAGGTCTCCCAGGGCGCGGCGCTCGCCAACAAGCTGTTCAACGCCACGCGCTTCGTGGTCACCAACGCGGTCGACGGCGCGGAGCCCGCGCCGCGGCCGGCCTCGGTCGAGGACCGCTGGATCCTGTCGCGCCTGGCCGCCGCCCGCGAGGAGTTCGAGGAGCGGATCAGGGCCTTCGACTTCTCCAAGGCCGCGCTCGGCCTCTACGACTTCGTCTACGCCGAGCTCTGCGACTGGTACCTGGAGCTGATCAAGGGCCGCGAGTACACAGCGGAGCTCAGCTCGCACCTGTTGTACGTGTTGCGCGAGACGCTGGTCCTGGCGCACCCGATCATCCCGTTCGTCACCGAGGAGCTGTGGGAGCACGTCGGCGGCACCGGCCTGCTGGCCGAGCACGTGCTCGGGCCGGAGGACGGCGGCGCCGTGCGCGACGGCGCGGCCGAGGCCGCGATCGCCCGCGTCATCGACGCCGTGCAGCAGACGCGCCGCTTCCGCGACGAGAACGGCATCAAGCCCGGCCAGGTCCTGGCCGCGCGCTTCGAGGGCCTCGACGGCGAGGCGCCGCTGGTCGCGCGCCTCGCGCGCCTGACCCCGACCGAGGGCGACGACCGCGAGCCGGTCGCCGCGCTCAGCGTCTCCGGCGGGCTCGTGGAGCTGCTGGAGGGCGTCGACCCGGCCGAGGCCGCGGCGCGCGTCGACGCCGTCCGCAAGACGCTCCAGGCCGAGATCAAGCGCGCCGAGGGCAAGCTCAACAACGCCGGGT
- a CDS encoding class I SAM-dependent methyltransferase — protein sequence MDDEVRQPREWDAGSYHGLAQPHEQWATQILDRLPLQGDEVVLDLGCGTGRLTSQLLARLGPEGRAVGIDGSAQMVAEATARLGVDARTTFLQQDLLALSWAPPADAAVSSATFHWIEDHDLLFRRVRAALRPGAPFVAQCGGAGNVANVVRAVTEVSARPEYTQYFAGWPGPWNYATPEETTPRLVAAGFAPERVWLEPSPQYPEPLRDFLRTVSLGSHLERLPDERHDAFVDAVAVAMEPDPVHDYVRLNIIARAV from the coding sequence ATGGACGATGAAGTTCGGCAGCCGCGTGAGTGGGACGCCGGCAGCTACCACGGCCTGGCGCAGCCCCACGAGCAGTGGGCGACGCAGATCCTCGACCGCCTGCCGCTGCAGGGCGACGAGGTGGTGCTCGACCTCGGCTGCGGGACGGGGCGGCTGACCTCGCAGCTGCTCGCGCGCCTGGGTCCGGAGGGGCGCGCGGTCGGGATCGACGGCTCCGCGCAGATGGTCGCCGAGGCGACGGCGCGCCTCGGCGTCGACGCCCGGACCACGTTCCTCCAGCAGGACCTCCTGGCGCTGTCCTGGGCGCCGCCCGCGGACGCCGCCGTCTCGAGCGCGACGTTCCACTGGATCGAGGACCACGACCTGCTCTTCCGCCGCGTGCGCGCGGCGTTGAGGCCCGGTGCGCCGTTCGTCGCCCAGTGCGGCGGCGCCGGCAACGTGGCCAACGTCGTCCGCGCGGTCACCGAGGTCAGCGCCCGGCCCGAGTACACCCAGTACTTCGCCGGCTGGCCCGGACCCTGGAACTACGCGACGCCCGAGGAGACCACCCCGCGCCTGGTCGCCGCCGGCTTCGCGCCCGAGCGCGTCTGGCTCGAGCCCTCGCCCCAGTACCCGGAGCCGCTGCGCGACTTCCTGCGCACGGTGTCGCTCGGCTCGCACCTGGAGCGCCTCCCGGACGAGCGCCACGACGCGTTCGTCGACGCGGTCGCGGTCGCGATGGAGCCGGACCCGGTCCACGACTACGTCCGACTGAACATCATCGCCCGCGCGGTTTGA
- a CDS encoding class I SAM-dependent methyltransferase: protein MNEVADLKERMKDFWALGNYPEVAKRFVPAAEKLVAACDIGVGDRVLDVAAGDGNVAVAAAQTGARVTASDFTPRLLAAGRERTEALGLEVRWEEADAEALPYPDGMFDAVTSAFGLMFAPRPEVATAEAFRVTAPGGVVGLTAWTPDGFTGQITALMGEYLPVPMGTDRPIDWGIETTVRKRLEPHASALEVTRDRIVWEFDSVPATLAWQERNFGALIAARHSLPSKEYTSLLTRIAELIRQWNHATDGSVRLPAAYLLAIGRHDR, encoded by the coding sequence ATGAACGAGGTCGCGGATCTCAAGGAGCGGATGAAGGACTTCTGGGCGCTCGGGAACTACCCGGAGGTCGCGAAGCGGTTCGTGCCGGCGGCGGAGAAGCTGGTCGCCGCGTGCGACATCGGGGTCGGCGACCGGGTGCTGGATGTCGCGGCGGGCGACGGGAACGTCGCGGTCGCCGCGGCGCAGACCGGCGCGCGGGTGACGGCGTCGGACTTCACCCCCAGGCTGCTCGCCGCGGGCCGCGAGCGGACCGAGGCGCTCGGGCTGGAGGTCCGGTGGGAGGAGGCCGACGCCGAGGCGCTGCCGTACCCGGACGGGATGTTCGACGCGGTCACGTCCGCGTTCGGGTTGATGTTCGCGCCGCGGCCGGAGGTCGCGACCGCCGAGGCGTTCCGGGTCACGGCGCCGGGCGGCGTCGTCGGTCTCACCGCCTGGACGCCGGACGGCTTCACCGGCCAGATCACGGCGCTGATGGGCGAGTACCTGCCCGTGCCGATGGGCACCGACCGCCCGATCGACTGGGGCATCGAGACGACCGTCCGCAAGCGGCTGGAGCCCCACGCCAGCGCGCTGGAGGTCACCCGCGACCGGATCGTCTGGGAGTTCGACAGCGTCCCCGCGACGCTCGCCTGGCAGGAGAGGAACTTCGGCGCGCTGATCGCAGCCCGTCACTCCCTGCCGAGCAAGGAGTACACGTCGCTCCTGACCCGCATCGCCGAGCTGATCCGCCAATGGAACCACGCAACCGACGGCTCGGTCCGCCTACCGGCGGCCTACCTCCTCGCCATCGGCCGCCACGACCGCTAG